A stretch of Blautia liquoris DNA encodes these proteins:
- a CDS encoding MGMT family protein, with product MDFYKRVALVCRRIPKGTTATYGQIALLCGYPKNSRQVGYALGHHLAEDAPAHRVVNTKGILSGADSFETPSRQRELLEKEGVAVTWTDQGYRVDLKTYGWKNTLRDALWIRNEFEARNI from the coding sequence ATTGATTTTTATAAACGCGTGGCGCTGGTATGCCGGCGGATTCCGAAAGGGACAACAGCGACATATGGACAGATTGCCCTTTTATGTGGGTATCCCAAGAACTCCAGACAGGTAGGATATGCACTTGGCCATCATCTCGCCGAAGATGCTCCTGCACATCGCGTGGTAAATACAAAAGGAATCCTAAGTGGAGCCGATTCCTTTGAGACACCCAGCAGGCAAAGAGAGCTGCTTGAGAAAGAAGGTGTAGCGGTGACCTGGACAGATCAGGGCTACCGTGTTGATCTGAAGACATATGGCTGGAAAAACACTCTGCGAGATGCCTTATGGATTCGAAACGAGTTTGAAGCAAGAAACATCTGA
- the hisB gene encoding imidazoleglycerol-phosphate dehydratase HisB — MRETEYSRRTSETNISLTLVIEGSGKYDIHSGCGFLDHMLELFTRHGRFDLKLTCEGDTQVDYHHTTEDIGICLGEAFARALGEKRGISRYGSMLLPMDEALILCAVDLSGRDLLIYDAVLPTAKVGDFDTELVEDFMLGFSRTLRATIHIRQISGKNSHHIIEAMFKALGHAMKGAAAIDPEFAEEIPSTKGIL; from the coding sequence GTGAGAGAGACAGAGTATAGCCGGCGGACAAGTGAGACAAATATTTCGCTTACACTTGTGATTGAGGGGAGCGGAAAATATGACATCCATTCGGGGTGTGGGTTTTTAGATCATATGCTGGAACTTTTCACAAGACACGGCAGATTTGATCTGAAGCTAACTTGTGAAGGCGATACGCAGGTAGACTATCATCACACAACTGAAGATATCGGAATCTGTCTGGGGGAGGCATTTGCCAGAGCTCTGGGCGAAAAACGCGGAATTAGCAGATATGGGAGCATGCTCCTCCCCATGGACGAAGCACTGATCCTGTGTGCGGTTGATTTGAGCGGCCGCGATCTGCTCATCTATGATGCGGTGCTTCCGACAGCAAAGGTCGGGGATTTTGACACAGAGCTGGTGGAGGATTTTATGCTGGGTTTTTCCCGCACACTTCGGGCAACGATACATATTCGGCAGATTTCCGGGAAAAATTCACACCATATCATCGAAGCTATGTTTAAAGCCCTCGGCCATGCGATGAAAGGGGCGGCAGCCATTGATCCTGAATTTGCGGAGGAGATACCTTCCACAAAAGGCATATTATGA
- the hisC gene encoding histidinol-phosphate transaminase, translated as MSRFLSKRLNSLEPYVPGEQPHGKKYLKLNTNESPYPPSPAVLAAKNKEENLQLYPDPDAGLLSEVLAAKYKVNANQIFLGNGSDEVLAFLFQAFCDEDHEICYPDLTYGFYSVFAALFGLKRNEIPLKADFTIDLGDYAFCGKNVLIANPNAPTGLSLKREEIEQILKTNAEHLVIIDEAYIDFGGESSVSLLERYDNLIVVQTFSKSRSLAGARLGYAIASKEIIADLKKLKFSFNPYNINSLSMKAGTAAVLDEEYYCMCCEELIQTREKTKRALRELKFTVTNSDTNFLFAKPDGIKGEEYYLALKRHGILVRHFNTERIRDYVRISIGTPLQMDFFLEETKKILKGSKKMQEVIQK; from the coding sequence ATGAGCAGGTTTTTGAGCAAACGATTGAACAGCCTTGAACCGTATGTGCCGGGAGAACAGCCTCACGGTAAAAAGTATCTGAAATTGAATACGAATGAATCTCCGTATCCGCCTTCCCCAGCAGTACTCGCAGCGAAAAATAAGGAAGAGAATCTGCAGCTGTATCCAGATCCGGACGCAGGGTTGCTTTCGGAGGTGCTTGCGGCGAAATATAAGGTGAATGCAAATCAGATTTTTTTGGGAAATGGATCCGATGAGGTTTTGGCATTTCTCTTCCAGGCATTTTGCGACGAAGATCATGAAATCTGTTATCCCGATCTCACATATGGATTTTATTCGGTATTTGCCGCACTTTTTGGCCTAAAAAGGAACGAGATTCCATTGAAAGCGGATTTTACAATTGACCTCGGCGACTATGCTTTCTGTGGGAAGAATGTTTTGATCGCCAACCCAAATGCCCCAACCGGACTTTCCTTGAAAAGAGAGGAAATCGAGCAGATTTTGAAAACTAACGCGGAGCATCTGGTTATCATCGACGAGGCCTATATTGATTTCGGAGGCGAGTCATCTGTTTCGCTCCTTGAGAGATACGACAACCTGATCGTTGTGCAGACATTTTCAAAATCCCGTTCACTGGCCGGTGCCAGACTGGGATACGCAATTGCATCTAAAGAAATAATCGCAGACCTGAAAAAACTTAAATTTTCTTTTAACCCTTACAATATCAACAGCCTTTCGATGAAAGCCGGGACAGCGGCTGTACTGGACGAAGAGTATTATTGCATGTGCTGTGAAGAACTGATTCAAACTAGGGAGAAGACGAAGCGTGCTTTGCGTGAACTGAAATTTACTGTGACAAATTCCGATACAAATTTTCTGTTTGCAAAACCAGATGGGATCAAAGGAGAGGAGTATTATTTGGCACTTAAGAGGCATGGAATTTTAGTGCGCCATTTTAACACAGAAAGAATCAGAGATTACGTAAGAATCTCAATAGGAACTCCTTTACAGATGGACTTTTTTCTGGAAGAGACGAAGAAGATACTGAAAGGAAGCAAAAAGATGCAGGAGGTGATACAAAAGTGA
- a CDS encoding M48 family metallopeptidase, translating into MPGEIKIKTPDREIPIQVIRSSRKTMGLEVRRTGEVLARVPHSLTDQELKAFIMKNQEWIKKHVFLEMKEQTTTNATPLQELTTEEIKRIKQKFAARVSHYGKKMGVTWGRVTIRNQKTRWGSCSSKGNLNFNYQLYYLSDELLDYVVVHELAHRRHMNHSPQFWAEVEQYYPDYRESRRRLKEIRII; encoded by the coding sequence TTGCCAGGCGAGATTAAGATTAAAACTCCTGATCGGGAGATACCGATTCAGGTAATTCGGTCATCCAGAAAGACGATGGGTCTTGAGGTGAGACGAACGGGCGAGGTGCTTGCGCGAGTTCCCCATTCTCTGACGGATCAGGAGCTGAAAGCTTTTATTATGAAAAACCAGGAATGGATAAAAAAACATGTTTTTCTGGAAATGAAGGAACAGACCACGACCAATGCCACGCCGCTGCAGGAGTTGACGACAGAGGAGATAAAACGAATCAAGCAGAAGTTCGCAGCGCGAGTTTCACATTACGGAAAGAAGATGGGAGTGACCTGGGGAAGGGTGACAATCCGAAATCAGAAAACCAGATGGGGCAGCTGCAGCTCGAAGGGGAACCTGAACTTCAATTACCAGCTCTATTATCTTTCGGATGAGCTTTTGGATTACGTGGTGGTGCACGAACTGGCACATCGCAGACATATGAATCATTCGCCCCAGTTCTGGGCAGAAGTTGAGCAATATTATCCAGATTACAGAGAATCCAGGAGACGTCTGAAAGAGATACGCATCATATGA
- a CDS encoding Y-family DNA polymerase: protein MPQKKRTYIAIDLKSFYASVECQERKLDPLTTNLVVADASRTEKTICLAVSPSLKAYHIPGRARLFQVVQKVKEANRERQRHAPGRTFTGSSYDDKKLKVSPELAVDYIAAPPRMSLYMDYSMKIYEIYLKYIAPEDIHVYSIDEVFMDVTDYLGTYQMTARELAMKMIRDVLKSTGITSTAGIGTNLYVCKIALDIVAKHVPPDQDGVRIASLDEMSYRQQLWTHRPLTDFWRVGRGYARKLEENGMYTMGDVARCSLGKPSDYQNEELLYRLFGVNAELLIDHAWGYEPCTIADIKAYKPAANSVGSGQVLQSPYDFEKAKLIVREMTELLVLDLVDKKLVTDQMVLTVGYDIENLKDPAIRKAYKGEITVDQYGRSIPKHAHGTANLDRETSSTRRIVNAVMELYDRIVDKKLLIRRLNITAAHVVKEDSIEKKETFEQLDLFTDYSTLEKQRKEEEEKLERERKMQQAMLEIKKKYGKNAILKGTDLQEGATTIERNRQIGGHKE from the coding sequence ATGCCGCAAAAAAAGCGAACCTACATTGCCATCGATTTGAAATCTTTTTACGCATCGGTAGAATGTCAAGAACGAAAATTGGATCCGTTGACGACGAATCTTGTGGTTGCGGACGCATCTCGTACAGAAAAGACGATTTGCCTTGCGGTATCTCCGTCTTTGAAAGCCTATCATATTCCAGGAAGAGCAAGATTGTTTCAGGTTGTCCAAAAGGTGAAGGAGGCAAATCGTGAACGTCAAAGACATGCTCCGGGCAGAACCTTTACCGGTTCCTCTTACGATGACAAGAAACTTAAAGTTTCTCCGGAGCTTGCGGTCGATTACATCGCGGCGCCTCCTAGAATGTCTCTTTATATGGATTACAGCATGAAAATATATGAGATTTATCTAAAGTATATCGCACCGGAGGATATCCATGTGTACTCCATCGATGAGGTGTTTATGGATGTCACAGATTATCTGGGCACGTATCAGATGACGGCACGTGAGCTTGCGATGAAGATGATTCGTGATGTGCTAAAGAGCACGGGAATCACATCAACCGCAGGAATCGGAACGAATCTCTATGTCTGCAAAATTGCTCTTGACATCGTTGCAAAGCATGTGCCGCCGGATCAAGACGGTGTGCGTATCGCATCACTTGATGAGATGTCTTATCGTCAGCAGCTTTGGACACACCGGCCGCTTACGGATTTCTGGCGGGTGGGAAGAGGATATGCCAGAAAACTAGAGGAAAACGGCATGTATACAATGGGGGATGTGGCACGGTGCTCACTTGGAAAACCTTCCGATTATCAAAATGAAGAACTGCTGTATCGCCTGTTTGGTGTCAATGCGGAGCTGCTCATAGACCATGCCTGGGGGTATGAACCGTGTACGATTGCCGATATCAAAGCCTATAAGCCCGCTGCAAACAGCGTGGGTTCGGGTCAGGTCTTGCAGTCACCCTATGATTTTGAAAAAGCAAAACTGATTGTCCGAGAGATGACAGAACTTCTGGTACTGGATCTTGTGGATAAAAAGCTGGTGACAGACCAGATGGTTCTGACTGTGGGATATGACATTGAGAATCTAAAAGACCCTGCAATCCGCAAAGCTTATAAGGGTGAGATTACGGTAGATCAGTATGGGCGCAGTATACCAAAGCATGCACACGGCACGGCCAATCTCGACCGTGAAACATCTTCGACAAGGCGGATTGTGAATGCTGTGATGGAACTGTATGACAGAATTGTGGACAAAAAACTCCTGATTCGACGACTCAATATCACGGCAGCACACGTTGTAAAGGAAGATTCTATAGAAAAAAAAGAAACTTTTGAGCAGCTGGATCTCTTTACGGATTACTCTACTTTGGAAAAACAACGCAAGGAAGAAGAAGAGAAATTAGAGCGAGAGAGAAAAATGCAGCAGGCAATGCTTGAAATTAAGAAAAAGTACGGAAAAAATGCCATCCTGAAGGGGACAGATCTACAGGAAGGTGCGACGACGATAGAAAGGAACAGACAGATTGGCGGACACAAAGAATAG
- the hisA gene encoding 1-(5-phosphoribosyl)-5-[(5-phosphoribosylamino)methylideneamino]imidazole-4-carboxamide isomerase has product MIIFPAIDLKEGKVVRLTQGDYDQMEVYSDNPVEIAEQFEAQGATHLHVVDLDGAKAGYAVNEPIISEIVKNTKLFVEVGGGIRREEQIGKYLSAGVRRVILGSAAVTDFSFVEEMVERYGGSIAVGVDAKDGCVAIHGWQEGTKVDAFDFCKTCAASGVSTVIFTDIEKDGKLEGTNLEIYRKLCKIRELNMIASGGISRKDELVSLQEMGIYGAIVGKAIYTGTLDLRELIKGTETARK; this is encoded by the coding sequence ATGATTATTTTTCCCGCGATAGATTTAAAAGAAGGAAAAGTTGTCCGTTTGACGCAGGGTGATTATGACCAGATGGAGGTGTATTCGGACAACCCTGTTGAGATAGCAGAACAGTTTGAAGCGCAGGGAGCCACCCATCTTCATGTGGTGGATCTCGATGGTGCCAAAGCGGGCTATGCTGTTAATGAACCGATTATCTCAGAAATCGTAAAGAACACAAAACTCTTTGTCGAAGTTGGCGGCGGCATTCGAAGGGAAGAGCAGATCGGAAAGTATCTGTCTGCAGGTGTCAGACGTGTGATCTTAGGATCCGCCGCGGTTACGGATTTTTCGTTTGTAGAGGAGATGGTGGAAAGATATGGCGGCAGTATTGCAGTTGGTGTCGATGCAAAAGACGGATGCGTTGCTATCCATGGGTGGCAGGAGGGCACGAAAGTTGATGCATTCGATTTCTGCAAAACCTGTGCCGCATCTGGTGTTTCGACGGTAATCTTTACGGATATTGAAAAAGATGGAAAACTGGAGGGCACGAATCTTGAAATCTACCGAAAACTATGTAAAATCAGGGAACTGAATATGATCGCATCCGGCGGTATTTCAAGGAAAGATGAACTTGTCAGCCTGCAGGAGATGGGAATCTATGGCGCTATTGTGGGAAAGGCGATTTATACCGGAACTTTGGATCTGAGAGAACTAATCAAAGGCACAGAAACGGCGCGAAAATAG
- the hisF gene encoding imidazole glycerol phosphate synthase subunit HisF, with product MVTKRIIPCMDVRDGRVVKGVNFKGIRDVSDPVELAEYYYENGADELVFYDITASVEKRLLFTEVLKAVARQIFIPLTVGGGIHSLEDFDRVLKCGADKVSVNSGVIDNPDLIKEAAKRYGDQCVVLSMDVKSVGNHYHLFRKGGREDTGIDAVEWAKRGETNGAGELVVNSIDTDGVKKGFDLEMLRTICENVSIPVVASGGAGNREHFSKLFLEVPDVDAALAASIFHFKEVKIPELKRYLMDEQIEIRM from the coding sequence ATGGTCACAAAGAGAATCATACCCTGCATGGATGTGAGAGACGGACGTGTGGTAAAAGGGGTGAATTTTAAAGGGATTCGTGATGTGTCAGATCCCGTAGAACTCGCAGAATATTATTACGAAAATGGCGCGGATGAACTTGTTTTCTATGATATCACGGCATCTGTGGAAAAACGTCTGCTCTTTACAGAAGTTTTAAAGGCAGTTGCGCGCCAGATTTTTATTCCGCTTACCGTCGGCGGTGGAATACATTCACTGGAAGATTTTGATCGGGTCTTAAAGTGTGGAGCCGACAAGGTCAGTGTCAATTCCGGAGTGATCGATAATCCCGACTTAATCAAAGAGGCGGCGAAACGCTATGGAGATCAGTGCGTCGTGCTCTCCATGGATGTAAAAAGTGTCGGAAATCACTATCATCTGTTTCGAAAAGGAGGCAGAGAGGACACCGGAATCGATGCAGTCGAATGGGCAAAGAGGGGAGAGACAAATGGTGCGGGAGAACTGGTCGTAAACAGTATTGATACAGACGGTGTCAAGAAAGGATTTGATCTGGAAATGCTTCGCACGATCTGTGAAAATGTGTCGATCCCGGTGGTTGCATCTGGCGGTGCGGGAAACAGGGAGCATTTTTCTAAACTGTTTCTTGAGGTTCCGGATGTGGACGCGGCACTGGCCGCATCGATCTTTCATTTCAAAGAAGTGAAAATCCCTGAATTAAAGAGGTACCTTATGGACGAGCAGATTGAAATACGCATGTGA
- a CDS encoding desulfoferrodoxin family protein, with protein MSDSGFYRCDSCGTTVYLLKKGGCEPSCCGKTMTQLKVNAAEAATEKHIPAVERTDDGKLKVTVGSTLHPMTSEHFIEWIALKTDDRVDIRYLKPQDQPTAVFDNVLNGSVYAYCNLHGLWIRELDFVIPDEGACSAEFPQGCVIPD; from the coding sequence ATGTCAGATTCAGGATTTTATCGCTGTGATAGTTGTGGCACTACAGTTTATTTACTTAAAAAAGGTGGATGTGAACCTTCCTGCTGCGGCAAAACGATGACACAGCTTAAAGTTAACGCAGCAGAAGCGGCAACAGAGAAACATATCCCGGCGGTAGAAAGAACAGACGACGGAAAGCTAAAAGTTACTGTTGGCTCCACCTTGCACCCGATGACATCGGAGCATTTTATTGAGTGGATTGCACTCAAAACAGATGACCGAGTCGATATCCGATATTTGAAACCACAAGATCAGCCCACGGCAGTATTTGACAATGTATTAAATGGCAGTGTATACGCATATTGTAATTTACATGGTTTATGGATCAGGGAATTAGATTTTGTCATTCCTGATGAAGGGGCATGCTCTGCCGAGTTTCCACAAGGCTGTGTGATTCCCGATTAA
- the recQ gene encoding DNA helicase RecQ, translating into MSDSHKVLQEVFGYSSFREGQEEVIHAALKQQDVLGIMPTGAGKSLCYQIPALLFDGITVVVSPLISLMKDQVAALNQLGVHAAFINSSLSEGQYRKAMANACRGQYKIIYVAPERLMTESFLSFTSCVEISMLAVDEAHCISQWGQDFRPSYIKIVDFIQTLPKRPVVAAYTATATKAVKEDIICILGLKNPYVAVTGYDRENLFFAVKKPQNKQQELLFYLQKNKNSSGIIYCNTRKNVEEVYDSLIERGYPAARYHAGLCDSERKQSQDDFIYDIRPIMVATNAFGMGIDKSNVRFVIHYNMPKDIESYYQEAGRAGRDGEPAECILLYSGQDVRINEFLIEKQLENDELDFEERKLIRERDSERLQKMTFYCFTNECLRDYILRYFGEYGNTFCGNCENCLTEFDDIDVTQEVSTLIRMVHASGERYGINAIIEAVHGSKTAKVHKFHLEQSPGFGSLNQVTLVRIRQILNDMLLKGYLYLTPGDYPILKMTDKGHNLIFGESDEKIILKLPKEIEKAHTKQKQKKTAAAKAKYPILFETLRKRRYEMAQKNHVPPYIIFSDKTLKEMSTYLPSTKEAMLQINGVGEKKYEKYGKEFMNLIQEYKASEELKELS; encoded by the coding sequence GTGAGTGATTCGCACAAGGTTTTACAGGAAGTATTCGGCTACAGTTCTTTTCGTGAGGGGCAGGAAGAAGTCATCCATGCGGCACTGAAACAACAGGATGTACTCGGTATTATGCCGACCGGGGCAGGAAAATCACTCTGCTACCAGATTCCGGCACTCCTCTTTGACGGTATTACCGTCGTTGTCTCACCTCTGATCTCACTGATGAAAGATCAGGTTGCGGCTTTAAATCAGCTTGGAGTTCACGCGGCATTTATCAACAGTTCGCTCTCGGAAGGACAGTATCGAAAAGCGATGGCAAATGCGTGCCGCGGGCAGTATAAGATCATCTATGTGGCTCCGGAGCGTCTGATGACGGAATCCTTTTTGTCGTTTACATCCTGTGTCGAGATTTCTATGTTAGCGGTTGACGAGGCACACTGTATTTCCCAATGGGGGCAGGACTTTCGGCCAAGCTACATCAAAATCGTGGATTTTATTCAGACGCTGCCGAAAAGACCAGTGGTTGCGGCCTATACAGCTACGGCGACAAAGGCAGTCAAAGAGGACATCATCTGCATCTTAGGTCTAAAAAATCCCTATGTGGCAGTCACAGGATATGACAGAGAGAATCTGTTCTTTGCAGTGAAAAAACCGCAGAATAAACAACAGGAATTACTCTTTTACCTTCAGAAAAATAAAAACAGCAGCGGCATTATCTATTGTAATACCAGAAAAAATGTGGAAGAAGTCTACGATAGCCTGATCGAGAGAGGATATCCAGCGGCGAGATATCACGCAGGGCTTTGTGACAGCGAGAGGAAACAAAGCCAGGATGATTTTATCTATGACATACGGCCAATTATGGTTGCGACGAATGCTTTTGGGATGGGAATCGACAAGTCGAATGTCCGTTTTGTGATTCACTATAACATGCCCAAAGATATCGAGAGCTACTATCAGGAGGCAGGCAGAGCCGGCCGGGACGGTGAACCGGCGGAATGTATTTTGCTTTATTCAGGGCAAGACGTAAGAATCAATGAATTTCTCATCGAAAAACAACTGGAGAACGATGAACTGGATTTTGAGGAGCGAAAGCTGATCAGAGAACGCGACAGCGAACGCCTCCAAAAGATGACATTTTACTGCTTTACAAATGAATGTCTGAGAGACTACATCCTCCGATATTTTGGGGAATATGGGAACACCTTCTGCGGAAATTGTGAGAACTGTCTGACTGAGTTTGACGATATCGATGTGACACAAGAGGTGAGCACCCTGATCCGAATGGTTCATGCAAGTGGTGAGCGGTATGGAATCAATGCCATCATCGAGGCTGTACATGGTTCTAAGACCGCAAAAGTACATAAATTTCATCTGGAACAAAGTCCCGGCTTTGGGAGCCTGAATCAGGTGACACTGGTGCGGATTCGACAGATTTTGAACGATATGCTGCTCAAAGGATATCTGTATCTGACACCGGGAGATTATCCGATTCTTAAGATGACAGACAAAGGACATAATCTGATTTTTGGAGAAAGCGATGAGAAGATCATCTTGAAACTTCCAAAAGAAATAGAAAAAGCACATACGAAACAGAAACAGAAAAAAACGGCTGCTGCAAAAGCAAAATATCCCATACTTTTTGAAACCCTCCGAAAAAGAAGATACGAGATGGCACAGAAAAATCACGTTCCGCCGTATATCATCTTTTCGGATAAGACACTCAAAGAGATGAGCACATATCTGCCGTCAACGAAAGAGGCCATGCTGCAGATAAATGGCGTGGGAGAGAAGAAGTACGAAAAATACGGAAAAGAATTTATGAATCTGATACAGGAATACAAGGCAAGTGAGGAATTAAAAGAACTCTCATAG
- the hisIE gene encoding bifunctional phosphoribosyl-AMP cyclohydrolase/phosphoribosyl-ATP diphosphatase HisIE — MNQDEMQLKFDADGLIPAIIQDYYTKQVLTLAYMNRESLSVSMKEGKTCFWSRSRKTLWRKGETSGNYQHIVSITADCDRDALVIEVVKDGPACHLGTQSCFNDKIYDGGIRKDFSIDGLYELIEGRKTDEKEGSYTSYLFEKGMDKILKKVGEESTEVVIAGKGGAKDETIFEISDLTYHVLVLMAEMGISINDVRDELAKRHVIDHKVKQEKMQ; from the coding sequence ATGAATCAAGATGAAATGCAGTTGAAATTTGATGCGGATGGTCTGATACCGGCCATTATACAGGATTATTATACGAAACAGGTGCTGACTCTTGCCTATATGAACCGCGAGAGCCTTTCAGTCAGCATGAAGGAGGGAAAGACATGTTTTTGGAGCAGGAGCCGGAAAACACTTTGGCGAAAAGGGGAGACATCCGGGAATTACCAGCATATCGTCTCCATCACTGCGGACTGTGACAGGGATGCCCTGGTGATTGAAGTGGTAAAAGACGGGCCGGCCTGCCACCTTGGGACACAGTCTTGTTTTAACGATAAGATATACGACGGCGGTATTCGAAAGGATTTTTCCATAGACGGCCTATATGAATTGATAGAGGGAAGAAAGACAGATGAAAAAGAAGGGTCCTACACTTCCTATTTATTTGAAAAGGGCATGGACAAGATTCTGAAAAAAGTAGGGGAAGAATCGACAGAAGTTGTGATCGCCGGGAAGGGCGGCGCAAAGGATGAGACTATTTTTGAGATCTCAGATCTGACTTATCATGTGTTGGTGTTGATGGCAGAGATGGGCATTTCGATCAATGACGTTCGAGATGAACTTGCAAAGCGCCATGTGATCGATCACAAGGTAAAGCAGGAAAAAATGCAGTGA
- the hisH gene encoding imidazole glycerol phosphate synthase subunit HisH, with protein sequence MIAIINYGVGNLFSLTSSLDYLNIDNIITSDYSQIRRADRLILPGVGAFPDAYDMLQHFDLVRMICQEAKDGKPILGICLGMQLLFERSYEYGSCPGLGLIPGEICPLSEDLSGNLKVPHIGWNSLKFTKENPLLRNNKEGDYVYYVHSYYAKGCDKSTIATSEYGVDITGAVCRGNVYGTQFHPEKSGEAGLNILRAFASL encoded by the coding sequence ATGATTGCAATCATAAACTATGGAGTTGGAAATCTATTCTCGCTTACCAGCTCCTTGGATTATCTGAACATCGACAACATAATCACCAGTGATTACAGCCAGATCCGACGTGCAGACCGATTAATTCTTCCCGGGGTAGGGGCATTTCCCGATGCCTATGATATGCTGCAGCATTTTGATCTTGTACGTATGATATGTCAGGAAGCAAAAGACGGTAAACCGATTCTCGGCATCTGCCTGGGAATGCAGCTTTTGTTTGAGCGAAGTTATGAATATGGATCCTGCCCCGGACTTGGCCTGATACCGGGGGAGATTTGCCCCTTGTCGGAGGATCTGTCGGGCAATCTGAAAGTTCCGCATATCGGCTGGAACAGTCTCAAATTCACGAAAGAAAATCCCCTCTTACGAAATAACAAAGAGGGGGATTACGTCTACTATGTGCATTCGTATTATGCAAAAGGATGTGACAAGAGCACCATTGCCACTTCAGAATATGGTGTCGATATCACCGGGGCCGTCTGCCGAGGAAATGTCTATGGAACGCAGTTTCATCCGGAAAAGAGCGGAGAAGCTGGCCTCAATATCCTGCGGGCATTTGCAAGTCTGTAA
- a CDS encoding flavin reductase family protein, with protein sequence MKKEIDVFDYAKDITKALGSGVLLTTKADDKVNSMTIGWGNLGVVWGKPELIVFVRENRFTKGQLDKNPEFTVNIPYGDFDKKILGYCGSKSGRDVDKVKELNLTLEEAEIITVPAIKELPLTLECKVNYKQTMDLGAISEENKHSFYPQDVDSFFHGSNKDIHTAYYGEIVSAYIVE encoded by the coding sequence ATGAAGAAAGAAATTGATGTATTCGATTATGCAAAAGATATCACAAAAGCACTTGGCAGCGGTGTCCTGCTGACAACAAAGGCAGACGACAAGGTAAATTCCATGACGATTGGCTGGGGAAATCTTGGCGTTGTCTGGGGAAAACCGGAGCTCATCGTGTTTGTCAGAGAAAACCGTTTTACAAAAGGACAGCTGGATAAAAACCCGGAATTCACGGTTAATATACCATATGGTGATTTTGATAAGAAGATATTGGGATACTGCGGATCAAAATCTGGGCGCGATGTCGACAAGGTAAAAGAGCTGAACCTGACGCTCGAAGAAGCCGAGATCATCACCGTTCCGGCCATTAAAGAACTGCCTCTTACATTGGAGTGCAAAGTAAATTATAAACAGACAATGGACCTTGGAGCAATCAGCGAAGAAAACAAACATTCATTCTATCCTCAGGATGTCGACAGTTTCTTCCATGGCTCAAACAAAGATATACACACCGCTTATTATGGCGAGATCGTCAGCGCGTATATCGTAGAATAA